The proteins below are encoded in one region of Podarcis raffonei isolate rPodRaf1 chromosome 8, rPodRaf1.pri, whole genome shotgun sequence:
- the LOC128418322 gene encoding zinc finger and BTB domain-containing protein 26-like: MAPACERLQFRFPGYGDGVLHRMDQLRQQRRFCDVTVQVNDLRVPGHRVVFAACSPFLRDQFLLNDSQEVSVSLFQSPEIGRQLLLSCYTGCLEVPIKELVNYLTAASFLQMGHVVERCAQAVSHYLVPKADTLLREEQAEGSYSQQDGEEEGEEKQPPSPTGETDSEDVKVEVPEFTPRDSHGPSSPAISLSLINSAVEITRSYLQGCYDDEASSEGLTFPPAAPAPVPQWRNYPLHRHRHGTAMAYRDWRAGGGVASWKVPGLERPYRCPRCNSVFQQLGNFVSHVQEHKLFLCLRCGKVFSQKSNLTRHIRVHTGFKPFQCPVCRKCFTQNATLQDHLNLHSGIKPHKCNYCEMHFTHKPGLRRHLKEMHGKSTVQNSHEEIEEVTIDFD; the protein is encoded by the coding sequence ATGGCCCCAGCCTGCGAACGGCTGCAGTTTCGATTTCCTGGCTATGGCGATGGGGTGCTGCACCGTATGGACCAGCTGCGGCAGCAGAGGCGCTTCTGTGACGTGACAGTGCAGGTGAACGATCTGCGGGTTCCCGGGCACCGTGTGGTCTTTGCCGCTTGCTCCCCTTTCTTGCGTGACCAGTTCCTGCTCAATGACTCACAGGAGGTGTCCGTCTCACTCTTCCAGAGTCCGGAGATTGGGCGCCAGCTTCTTCTCTCTTGCTACACAGGATGCCTCGAGGTGCCCATCAAGGAACTGGTCAACTACCTgacagctgcttccttcttgcagATGGGCCACGTGGTGGAGCGCTGTGCGCAGGCAGTCTCCCACTACCTAGTCCCCAAGGCAGACACCCTGCTGCGTGAGGAGCAGGCGGAGGGGAGCTATTCCCAGCAggatggggaagaagaaggggaggagaagcAACCTCCTTCACCCACGGGGGAGACAGATTCCGAGGATGTCAAAGTGGAGGTGCCTGAGTTCACCCCACGCGACTCCCACGGCCCCTCTTCTCCTgcaatctccctctccctcatcaACTCCGCTGTGGAGATCACGCGCAGCTACCTGCAGGGTTGCTATGACGACGAAGCAAGCAGCGAAGGACTCACTTTCCCTCCAGCAGCTCCTGCCCCTGTCCCTCAGTGGAGGAACTACCCGCTGCATCGTCACCGGCACGGCACGGCCATGGCGTACAGGGACTGGCGGGCGGGTGGCGGGGTGGCATCGTGGAAGGTGCCGGGGCTGGAGCGTCCGTACCGTTGCCCCCGCTGCAACAGTGTGTTCCAGCAGCTGGGGAACTTTGTGAGCCACGTGCAGGAGCACAAGCTCTTCCTGTGCCTCCGCTGCGGCAAAGTCTTCTCGCAGAAGAGCAACCTGACGCGCCACATCCGCGTCCACACCGGCTTCAAACCCTTCCAGTGCCCCGTCTGCCGCAAGTGCTTCACCCAGAACGCCACCCTGCAGGACCACCTCAACCTCCACAGCGGCATCAAGCCCCACAAGTGCAACTACTGCGAAATGCACTTCACCCACAAGCCGGGCCTGCGGCGCCACCTCAAGGAGATGCACGGCAAGAGCACCGTCCAGAACAGCCACGAAGAGATTGAAGAGGTCACCATTGACTTTGATTGA